In Buchnera aphidicola (Ceratovacuna japonica), the genomic window TTAATAACATTTGATCTATATTTTATACATGCAATGTCTATAGTAGAATACAAAAATGTCTTATCTCTATTTTGTATTATTACTCCCATTTTTTTTCCTAATTTGTTTTTAAACTTTTTTAAATAAACTATAATTTTTCCATTTTTTTCCTTTGCAATTTTTTTTTTTTTAAGATCCAGTATTATATCTTTTAGCATGTTTTTATAAAAACTTTCTCCTTTTACATGTTTAGATTTTAAAGTTATGTTCAAAATTTTGTAAATTTTTTTATTTTCTAACAAAGTTTTTTTAACTATTTTTTTCCAAATTGATATATATTTTTTATTGTTTTTGTACATTTCTAATAAAGATTTTTTAGATCTTTTTCTAAAATTTTTGCAACTATTAAACATTTTTTTAGATTTTTTATAAATATCTTCTAACGTTTCTAGTTTTATTTTTGATATATTTTTTATTTTTTTTTTTTTTATATATGCTATTAACATTCCATATTGATGACCCCAATCACCTATATGATTTTCTCTTATTACTTTGTGTCCTAAAAATTCCATTATTCTTACAATAGAATCTCCTATAACAGTAGATCTAATATGACCTACATGCATATTTTTAGCTATATTTGGAGAAGAATAATCTACAATAATTTTTTTTCTATTTTTTTTTTTTATTTGTAACCTTCTACATAAAAACATTTTTTCTAACTTTTTTTCAATAAATTTTGAATTTATAAAAAAATTTATAAAACATGGATAAGAAACAGTAACTTTTTGTAAAATACTTTTTCTGTTTATTTTTTTTGCTACATTTTCTGCGAATTTTTTAGGATTTTTTTTTAATTTTATTGCTATTTTCATAATTCCATTAGACTGATAGTCTGATTTTTGATTTTTTGAAGATTTTACA contains:
- the argS gene encoding arginine--tRNA ligase gives rise to the protein MLIKIFCKNMYIKKKIIKETIKSLILNGANKSCNPIIVKSSKNQKSDYQSNGIMKIAIKLKKNPKKFAENVAKKINRKSILQKVTVSYPCFINFFINSKFIEKKLEKMFLCRRLQIKKKNRKKIIVDYSSPNIAKNMHVGHIRSTVIGDSIVRIMEFLGHKVIRENHIGDWGHQYGMLIAYIKKKKIKNISKIKLETLEDIYKKSKKMFNSCKNFRKRSKKSLLEMYKNNKKYISIWKKIVKKTLLENKKIYKILNITLKSKHVKGESFYKNMLKDIILDLKKKKIAKEKNGKIIVYLKKFKNKLGKKMGVIIQNRDKTFLYSTIDIACIKYRSNVIKADKIIYFIDYRQKRHLEQILEISKKAKYISKNLPVSHYEFGTILNKKNKPFMTRKGKTIKLYDLIKKSIKKSKKIILKKNKNIYKKKLEKISEIIGIGSIKYFELSKNRKRNYVFNWKEVLKLDGNTSIYIQYAYSRILSIIKKSKVNINKIKEKIIITNSEERKMSIKILQFEETINDILKNSYPNILCNYLYNLSSNFSKFYEKYYIIYEKNKKVKMSRIKLIIIISKIIKIGLNLLGIKIIKNI